The proteins below come from a single Mycobacterium parmense genomic window:
- a CDS encoding ribbon-helix-helix protein, CopG family, translated as MAKAKVSVMIEEAVLAAADADAQAAGLNRSEMIERALHNEHLRISLENYTTHTVPTLDIDAYAEKVYQANRAAGL; from the coding sequence ATGGCGAAAGCCAAAGTGTCCGTAATGATTGAAGAGGCCGTGCTGGCGGCGGCCGATGCGGACGCCCAGGCGGCCGGGCTGAATCGTTCAGAGATGATCGAACGAGCCCTGCACAACGAGCATCTCCGAATCTCGCTCGAGAACTACACAACACACACTGTGCCAACGCTCGACATCGACGCCTACGCGGAGAAGGTCTATCAGGCGAACCGGGCCGCTGGCCTGTGA